The following are encoded together in the Streptomyces sp. NBC_00358 genome:
- a CDS encoding MarR family winged helix-turn-helix transcriptional regulator: MNGDLDADGVASALLASLSVLVRRVRQVPVDGGLTMPERTALSQLDRSGPTTSSALAREVQITAQAMGATLGALRDRGLVERRRDPDDGRRVVLTVTDAGRQALKNKRNARTETIARALISGMFTPAELEQLAASAPLLERLAQNI, translated from the coding sequence ATGAACGGTGACCTGGACGCCGATGGCGTCGCCTCGGCCCTGCTGGCGAGTCTCAGCGTGCTGGTGCGGCGCGTACGTCAAGTGCCCGTCGACGGCGGACTCACGATGCCCGAGCGCACCGCTCTGTCGCAGTTGGACCGCTCGGGTCCCACCACCTCCTCGGCGCTGGCGCGGGAAGTGCAGATCACCGCACAGGCCATGGGGGCGACGCTCGGTGCTCTGCGGGACCGTGGCCTGGTGGAACGCCGCCGGGATCCGGATGACGGCCGGCGCGTGGTGCTCACGGTGACCGACGCCGGTCGGCAGGCGCTCAAGAACAAGCGCAACGCCCGAACGGAAACGATCGCCCGAGCCCTGATCAGCGGCATGTTCACCCCGGCGGAGCTGGAGCAACTCGCGGCTTCGGCGCCCCTGTTGGAGCGGCTGGCCCAGAACATCTGA
- a CDS encoding acyl-CoA thioesterase/BAAT N-terminal domain-containing protein, producing MRDRISGWAGVMAVLVLVSGSTAGCTTTSSHAVLDVGAPVALADEPVHARISGLSPGEDVTITSWAMDRRSVPWRGQATYRADAHGSIDLDKARPTSGTYQHPDGMGLFWSMTPATGDPGTTSFVPPSSRQHAYRVTLTVAAHGRRLASRTVTRKWFGTGVTSRNLTVATDRIAGRLYLPAPGTPRHPAVLAFGGSEGGNSSTSTAALLASHGYPTLSLGYFDLPGLPHSLENIPLEYFATAARLLAAQQGVDPRHILAMGYSRGSEAALLLAEDYPDLVHGAVVYSPSAQVNGGFPDYATFAWTKDGKPVAEKLIPLDHVSGPVTALAGADDLLWSSPRWARQIVQELDASGNRYPHRALIYPDAGHGVGTFPYLPAGTRLVHPVTLRETDLGGTRAGDAVAREAGWPKVLALLASLGS from the coding sequence TTGAGGGATCGCATATCGGGCTGGGCGGGTGTCATGGCGGTGCTCGTCCTCGTGAGCGGCAGCACTGCCGGATGCACCACCACCAGCAGCCACGCAGTGCTGGACGTCGGCGCTCCGGTGGCGTTGGCGGACGAACCGGTCCACGCGCGGATCAGCGGGCTGTCGCCCGGCGAGGACGTCACGATCACCTCTTGGGCGATGGACCGCCGGAGCGTTCCCTGGCGCGGACAGGCCACCTACCGGGCGGACGCCCACGGTTCCATCGACCTGGACAAGGCGCGTCCGACTTCCGGCACGTACCAACACCCTGACGGTATGGGCCTGTTCTGGTCGATGACCCCCGCGACGGGTGATCCCGGAACCACATCCTTCGTACCGCCTTCCTCGCGGCAGCACGCCTACCGCGTAACCCTCACGGTCGCGGCGCACGGCCGCCGCCTCGCTTCGCGTACCGTGACCCGAAAATGGTTCGGAACCGGGGTGACCAGCAGAAACCTGACCGTGGCGACCGACAGGATCGCAGGGAGGCTGTATCTGCCGGCCCCTGGCACTCCACGGCACCCGGCGGTCCTCGCCTTCGGCGGTTCGGAAGGCGGCAACAGCAGTACGTCCACTGCGGCCCTGCTCGCCTCACACGGCTACCCGACCCTGTCACTCGGCTACTTCGACCTCCCTGGCCTCCCCCACTCCCTGGAGAACATCCCCCTGGAGTACTTCGCCACGGCTGCCAGACTCCTGGCCGCGCAACAAGGCGTCGATCCACGCCACATCCTGGCGATGGGCTACTCGCGTGGCAGCGAAGCGGCGCTTCTCCTCGCCGAGGACTACCCGGACCTCGTCCATGGTGCCGTCGTCTACTCCCCCTCGGCACAGGTCAACGGCGGATTCCCGGACTACGCCACCTTCGCCTGGACGAAGGACGGCAAACCGGTCGCCGAGAAGCTCATCCCGCTCGACCATGTCAGCGGCCCTGTCACCGCCCTGGCGGGAGCCGACGATCTGCTGTGGAGTTCGCCTCGATGGGCTCGGCAGATCGTCCAGGAGCTCGACGCCTCCGGCAACCGGTATCCGCACCGGGCGCTGATCTACCCGGACGCAGGGCACGGCGTCGGAACCTTCCCCTACCTCCCTGCCGGCACCCGTCTGGTTCACCCTGTGACACTCCGGGAGACCGACCTCGGCGGTACCCGCGCGGGCGACGCCGTGGCTCGAGAGGCAGGCTGGCCCAAAGTCCTCGCACTCCTGGCCTCACTCGGCTCCTGA
- a CDS encoding isochorismatase family cysteine hydrolase, translated as MALTTIDPAVALVVIDLQQGIVSAHTGPPVTSAVEQATHLAGEFRWHGLPVVLVNVTGRAPGRTDAGRSGGGTAPPAGWADLIDDLDVQPTDHLITKRRRSAFHDTGLDTLLRDLGVSQIVLAGVSTSSGVESTARSASDHGYHVVLATDAMSDPDPVAHSHSVERVFPKLGETATTTEVVDMIEATR; from the coding sequence ATGGCACTGACAACGATCGACCCCGCGGTCGCTCTCGTCGTGATCGATCTGCAACAGGGCATCGTCTCGGCCCACACCGGCCCTCCGGTGACCTCCGCGGTCGAGCAGGCGACCCACCTGGCCGGCGAATTCCGCTGGCACGGCCTGCCCGTGGTCCTCGTCAACGTCACCGGACGCGCCCCGGGGCGCACCGATGCCGGACGGTCCGGCGGCGGCACTGCCCCGCCCGCCGGCTGGGCCGACCTCATCGACGACCTCGACGTCCAGCCGACCGACCACCTGATCACCAAGCGGCGGCGCAGCGCGTTCCACGACACCGGCCTCGACACCCTCCTGCGGGACCTGGGCGTCAGCCAGATCGTGCTCGCCGGTGTGTCGACCAGCTCGGGCGTCGAGTCGACGGCGCGGTCGGCCTCCGACCACGGCTACCACGTCGTCCTGGCCACCGACGCCATGAGCGACCCCGATCCCGTCGCCCACAGCCACAGCGTCGAACGCGTCTTCCCCAAGCTCGGTGAGACCGCCACCACCACCGAGGTCGTCGACATGATCGAGGCAACGCGATGA
- a CDS encoding nucleotidyl transferase AbiEii/AbiGii toxin family protein — MTRSVDGERRRGAHRAVLDHLLTLVAGSPLGDVLVLRGSMVMSAWVGAEAREPADLDWIVPRPLLVPVDPGHPYPYVDEVEVVQQWPEAADGADRYEIWKFEEFDTGGVRPAAPPEGLHWIFEAEPEDRPPQETLLDLVRESPLAAPGVVLDAGTARDDGTWTYSEYDTPGTRLIVPWQAEGLPPGEVRLDFARDEWLPEPSVLTAIPRGDGAGPTVVRTAGRELSLAWKLLWLHADCATEGRAQAKDLYDAVLLAEADATKLSPRLLRKVFRHVPGNTAAADALRLDAVALWSVDWEDFRADHPHVRGTAEEWLERLGRALEPVWDR, encoded by the coding sequence GTGACCCGGTCCGTGGACGGCGAGCGACGGCGCGGCGCGCACCGGGCCGTGCTCGATCACCTGCTCACCCTCGTCGCCGGGTCCCCGTTGGGTGACGTCCTTGTACTGCGGGGGAGCATGGTGATGTCCGCCTGGGTGGGGGCCGAGGCGCGGGAACCGGCGGACCTCGACTGGATCGTGCCCCGGCCCCTGCTGGTCCCGGTCGATCCCGGGCACCCGTATCCGTACGTGGACGAGGTGGAGGTCGTACAGCAGTGGCCGGAGGCGGCCGACGGCGCCGACCGGTACGAGATCTGGAAGTTCGAGGAGTTCGACACCGGAGGAGTTCGGCCCGCAGCGCCGCCCGAGGGACTGCACTGGATCTTCGAGGCGGAGCCGGAGGACCGCCCGCCGCAGGAGACGCTGCTCGACCTGGTGCGTGAGTCGCCGCTGGCCGCGCCGGGCGTGGTGCTCGACGCGGGCACCGCCCGCGATGACGGCACGTGGACCTATTCGGAGTACGACACCCCGGGCACACGTCTGATCGTCCCCTGGCAGGCGGAGGGCCTTCCGCCCGGCGAGGTGCGGCTGGACTTCGCCCGCGACGAGTGGCTCCCGGAGCCGTCCGTGCTGACGGCGATACCCCGTGGTGACGGCGCCGGGCCGACCGTCGTACGAACGGCGGGCCGTGAACTGTCGCTCGCCTGGAAGCTGTTGTGGCTGCACGCCGATTGCGCCACGGAGGGCCGGGCTCAGGCCAAGGACCTCTACGACGCCGTACTCCTCGCGGAGGCGGACGCCACGAAGCTGTCCCCGCGGCTGTTGCGCAAGGTGTTCCGCCACGTGCCGGGCAACACGGCGGCCGCTGACGCCCTGCGTCTGGACGCGGTGGCACTGTGGTCCGTGGACTGGGAGGACTTCCGCGCGGACCACCCACACGTACGGGGTACGGCCGAGGAGTGGCTGGAGCGCCTTGGCCGGGCGCTGGAACCTGTGTGGGATCGGTAG
- a CDS encoding class I SAM-dependent methyltransferase yields MTAFDKSERLMWAGKGSAYAGSFARLCAHPVSRLLDAAEVGPGTRVLDVGTGPGAVAAVACARGASVTAVDAEPSMVELAERAAPAADVRVAALPELPFDDGEFDAVVANFVLNHVGRPRMALAELRRVAKPNGRIALTIWAAPRAPGQTLIGRAVEAAGAVRPPGLPAGLAPEDDFPRDEDGLAGLMEAAELREATCATLRWDHRATADEWWSGPASGVAFVGQLVQSQTASVRTEIKRHFDLLSSEFAGQDGVLSLPHAALLAVARR; encoded by the coding sequence ATGACGGCGTTCGACAAGAGCGAGCGGTTGATGTGGGCGGGAAAGGGCTCCGCCTACGCGGGAAGCTTTGCCAGGCTGTGTGCCCACCCGGTGTCGCGGTTGCTCGATGCCGCCGAGGTGGGTCCGGGCACGCGGGTGCTCGATGTCGGGACCGGCCCCGGGGCGGTCGCGGCTGTCGCGTGCGCGCGGGGTGCGAGCGTGACGGCCGTGGACGCGGAGCCGAGCATGGTCGAGTTGGCGGAGCGGGCCGCACCGGCGGCCGACGTGCGCGTCGCCGCTCTTCCCGAGCTTCCTTTCGATGACGGGGAGTTCGACGCCGTCGTGGCGAACTTCGTGCTGAACCATGTGGGCCGACCCAGGATGGCCCTCGCCGAGCTGCGTCGTGTCGCCAAGCCGAACGGCCGTATCGCGCTGACCATTTGGGCGGCTCCGCGAGCCCCGGGGCAGACGTTGATCGGCCGCGCCGTCGAAGCCGCGGGTGCGGTGCGGCCGCCGGGTCTGCCGGCAGGACTGGCCCCGGAGGACGATTTTCCCCGGGACGAGGACGGCCTGGCCGGGCTGATGGAAGCCGCGGAGCTCCGCGAGGCGACGTGTGCGACCCTGCGCTGGGATCATCGCGCGACCGCTGACGAATGGTGGAGCGGGCCTGCGAGTGGCGTCGCGTTCGTCGGGCAGTTGGTGCAGAGCCAGACGGCCTCTGTTCGTACCGAGATCAAGCGCCACTTCGATCTGCTGAGCTCGGAGTTCGCCGGTCAGGACGGTGTGCTCAGCCTGCCGCATGCGGCGTTGCTCGCTGTCGCACGCCGATGA
- a CDS encoding aminoglycoside phosphotransferase family protein, whose protein sequence is MDEVEVVVAHSERATLRVGDVFLKVDADQARIDVEVEAMALAPVPTAEILWRKPPVLAIAAVPGTALGRLGEPSAASPAAWAAAGAAIRKLHDTPLPPWPGRGRGLDELAADLDVECERLVTTGVLPADLVTRNRQVAQAALRPWTPKFTHGDLQITHVFVDGDEITGIIDWSEAGPGDALYDLATLTLGHEENLGDVIVGYGTDVDLDVIRAWWSLRSLLVVRWLIEHGFDPFTAGCEVDVLRSRMPL, encoded by the coding sequence ATGGATGAGGTCGAAGTCGTCGTCGCCCATTCCGAGCGCGCGACCCTGCGCGTCGGCGATGTGTTCCTGAAGGTGGACGCCGATCAGGCGCGCATCGACGTCGAGGTCGAGGCGATGGCCCTGGCTCCGGTCCCGACCGCGGAGATCCTGTGGCGCAAGCCGCCCGTGCTCGCCATCGCCGCGGTCCCGGGGACGGCACTCGGCCGCCTCGGCGAGCCGTCGGCCGCGTCCCCGGCGGCGTGGGCCGCGGCGGGTGCCGCCATCCGGAAGCTGCACGACACGCCGTTGCCTCCGTGGCCCGGCCGGGGAAGGGGGCTCGACGAGCTGGCGGCGGATCTCGACGTCGAGTGCGAGCGGCTCGTGACGACCGGTGTCCTGCCCGCCGACCTGGTCACCCGCAACCGCCAGGTCGCCCAGGCCGCGCTCCGGCCGTGGACTCCGAAGTTCACGCACGGCGACCTGCAGATCACTCATGTGTTCGTCGACGGTGACGAGATCACCGGCATCATCGACTGGTCCGAGGCGGGCCCGGGTGATGCCCTGTACGACCTCGCCACCCTGACGCTCGGACACGAGGAGAACCTCGGTGACGTCATCGTCGGCTACGGCACCGACGTCGACCTCGACGTGATCCGCGCGTGGTGGTCGCTGCGAAGCCTGCTGGTGGTCCGCTGGCTGATCGAGCACGGCTTCGACCCGTTCACGGCGGGCTGTGAGGTCGACGTGCTGAGATCCCGGATGCCTTTGTGA
- a CDS encoding MFS transporter: MTDPPKTSVPRRPVSDDRYKWTALTNTTAAVFMSALDGSIVLIALPAIFRGVHLDPLAPGNIAYLLWMIMGYRLVQAVLVVTVGRLGDMYGRVRMYNSGFAVFTFASILLSFDPFDGGHGAMWLIAWRLVQAVGGSILTANSAAILTDAFPKEQRGFALGINQVAGLAGMFIGLVAGGLLAAWDWRAVFWVNVPVGVFFTLWAYRTLRETGKSAGGRIDWWGNITFAVGLSAVLIAVTFGLQPYDGHTMGWSNPLVDVLIFGGLLLLAAFVAIENRVGAPMIQLSLFRRRAFTFGNLAGLAISIGRGGMQFVLIIWLQGIWLPLHGYDYEGTPLWAGIFMLPLTAGFLAAGPVSGYLSDRLGSRGLATGGALLFGASFLGLMVLPIDFSYWIFAVLIALNGIASGMFASPNSSSIMGSVPAHLRGVASGMRATFQNSGTAVSIGVFFSLMIAGLASRLPHTLTSGLQQQGVPALVADQVGSLPPVSSLFAAQLGVNPVQHLLEPSGVLARLTTAQQQALTGREFFPTLIAGPFHSGLVVVFAFGAVLAFLAALASLLRGTNPAAETPEPRTAATGEVLAPAADGRTGTPVAEPTAPPSPAADPHPQEKQAWH; encoded by the coding sequence ATGACGGACCCTCCCAAGACGAGCGTCCCGCGCCGCCCGGTCAGCGACGACCGGTACAAGTGGACGGCGCTGACCAACACGACGGCCGCGGTCTTCATGTCCGCGCTGGACGGCTCCATCGTGCTGATCGCGCTGCCCGCGATCTTCCGGGGCGTTCACCTGGATCCGCTGGCGCCGGGCAACATCGCGTACCTGCTGTGGATGATCATGGGGTACCGGCTGGTCCAAGCGGTCCTGGTGGTCACGGTGGGCCGGCTGGGGGACATGTACGGACGGGTTCGGATGTACAACTCCGGGTTCGCGGTCTTCACCTTCGCCTCGATCCTGCTGTCCTTCGACCCCTTCGACGGCGGACACGGAGCGATGTGGCTGATCGCCTGGCGACTGGTGCAGGCCGTCGGCGGCTCGATCCTCACCGCGAACTCGGCCGCGATCCTGACCGACGCCTTCCCCAAGGAGCAGCGCGGTTTCGCCCTGGGCATCAATCAAGTCGCGGGCCTGGCCGGGATGTTCATAGGCCTGGTCGCCGGCGGTCTGCTGGCGGCCTGGGACTGGCGGGCGGTGTTCTGGGTGAACGTGCCCGTCGGGGTGTTCTTCACGCTGTGGGCCTACCGCACCCTGCGGGAGACCGGTAAGAGCGCCGGCGGCCGGATCGACTGGTGGGGCAACATCACCTTCGCGGTGGGGCTGAGCGCGGTCCTGATCGCCGTCACCTTCGGCCTGCAGCCGTACGACGGACACACCATGGGCTGGAGCAACCCGCTGGTCGACGTGCTGATCTTCGGCGGACTGCTCCTCCTGGCAGCGTTCGTCGCCATCGAGAACCGGGTCGGCGCCCCGATGATCCAGCTCAGTCTCTTCCGCCGACGCGCCTTCACCTTCGGCAATCTGGCGGGCCTCGCGATCTCGATCGGGCGCGGTGGGATGCAGTTCGTGCTGATCATCTGGCTGCAGGGCATCTGGCTTCCGTTGCACGGCTACGACTACGAAGGCACTCCGCTGTGGGCGGGCATCTTCATGCTGCCGCTGACCGCCGGGTTCCTGGCCGCCGGGCCCGTCTCCGGGTACCTGTCCGACCGGCTCGGCTCCCGCGGGCTGGCCACCGGCGGGGCGCTGCTGTTCGGCGCCAGTTTCCTGGGCCTGATGGTCCTGCCGATCGACTTCAGTTACTGGATCTTCGCGGTGCTCATCGCGCTCAACGGGATAGCCAGCGGGATGTTCGCCTCCCCCAACTCCTCCTCGATCATGGGCAGTGTGCCCGCCCACCTGCGGGGCGTCGCCTCCGGTATGCGTGCCACCTTCCAGAACTCCGGAACGGCCGTCTCCATCGGTGTGTTCTTCTCCCTCATGATCGCCGGTCTGGCCAGCCGTCTCCCACACACGCTCACCAGCGGACTGCAACAGCAGGGCGTACCGGCCCTCGTGGCCGACCAGGTCGGCAGCCTGCCCCCGGTCTCGTCCCTGTTCGCCGCCCAACTGGGCGTCAACCCGGTCCAGCATCTGCTGGAGCCGAGCGGTGTCCTGGCCCGTCTGACGACGGCGCAGCAACAGGCCCTGACCGGGCGTGAGTTCTTCCCGACCCTGATCGCAGGGCCCTTCCACTCCGGCCTGGTCGTCGTCTTCGCCTTCGGCGCCGTCCTCGCCTTCCTCGCCGCGCTCGCGTCCCTCCTGCGTGGCACCAACCCCGCCGCCGAGACCCCGGAACCGCGAACGGCCGCCACGGGCGAAGTCCTCGCCCCCGCGGCCGACGGCCGGACAGGGACGCCGGTGGCCGAGCCCACCGCGCCCCCGAGCCCGGCAGCCGACCCACATCCACAGGAGAAACAAGCATGGCACTGA
- a CDS encoding HAD family hydrolase yields the protein MGSRCVILDIGGVLELTPPTGWLHQWDERLGLPAGTSDRRLDDVWRDGAVGRIGETEVRARIGARLGLDAIQVESFMADLWDEYLGAPNVELIEYVRRLRSRCRLGILSNSFVGARELETAMYRFDELVEQIVYSHEIGVRKPDPRAFEMTCALLQVRPVNCLFIDDYDVNVEAARAAGMQAHLFEDDARTIARIATHVRSAAG from the coding sequence ATGGGATCGCGCTGCGTCATTCTCGACATCGGTGGAGTCCTGGAGCTCACGCCCCCGACAGGGTGGCTGCACCAATGGGACGAGCGGCTCGGGCTGCCGGCGGGAACCTCGGACCGACGGCTCGACGACGTCTGGCGGGACGGGGCCGTAGGGAGGATCGGCGAGACGGAGGTGCGGGCGCGGATCGGTGCCCGTCTTGGTCTTGACGCCATACAGGTCGAGTCGTTCATGGCCGATCTGTGGGATGAGTATCTGGGGGCACCGAACGTCGAGTTGATCGAGTACGTGCGGCGGCTGCGATCCCGCTGTCGGCTCGGCATCCTCAGCAACAGCTTTGTTGGCGCACGTGAGTTGGAGACAGCGATGTACCGGTTCGACGAACTGGTCGAGCAGATCGTCTACTCCCATGAGATCGGCGTCCGCAAGCCCGACCCGCGAGCCTTCGAAATGACGTGTGCGCTACTGCAAGTACGGCCGGTGAACTGCTTGTTCATCGATGACTACGACGTCAACGTCGAGGCCGCCCGCGCGGCCGGAATGCAGGCTCACCTCTTCGAGGACGACGCGCGGACCATCGCCCGCATCGCCACCCACGTGCGTTCAGCGGCGGGTTGA
- a CDS encoding YbhB/YbcL family Raf kinase inhibitor-like protein — translation MTLLGRLLNNRRAGDSHTAWNLPNLLGPELLTFTSKDFDHGDVMSLEHCAKHIGGGDLSPHLAWTSPPPGTAQLLLAVEDIDVPMAKPAVHCLALVDPATRHLDPGALTARQPAPGVRVLRSTIGRGYHGPAPIKGHGPHRYVFQLFALSAPVDSLPGATSVDRARPRALLAAITAPVLDRGRLTGVYER, via the coding sequence ATGACCCTGCTGGGCCGACTCCTGAACAATCGCAGGGCAGGCGACTCCCACACGGCGTGGAACCTGCCCAACCTGCTGGGCCCCGAGCTGCTGACCTTCACCAGCAAGGACTTCGACCACGGCGACGTCATGTCACTGGAGCACTGCGCGAAGCACATCGGGGGTGGCGATCTGTCCCCCCATCTCGCCTGGACCTCACCGCCACCCGGCACCGCCCAACTCCTCCTGGCCGTGGAGGACATCGACGTCCCCATGGCCAAGCCCGCCGTGCACTGCCTCGCCCTCGTCGACCCCGCGACGCGGCACCTGGACCCCGGCGCCCTCACCGCACGGCAGCCGGCTCCCGGGGTACGGGTGCTGCGGTCCACGATCGGACGCGGCTACCACGGTCCCGCACCGATCAAAGGCCACGGGCCACACCGCTACGTCTTCCAGTTGTTCGCCCTCTCGGCCCCCGTGGACAGTCTTCCCGGCGCAACGTCAGTGGACCGCGCACGCCCCCGCGCCCTCCTCGCCGCCATCACCGCACCGGTCCTCGACCGCGGCCGCCTGACCGGCGTGTACGAACGCTGA